AGTTTAACGGGAACCGTTATGTAATTtttaggtacctcaaaaggaaaaaaggaacctttataggatcacttctttgtctgtctgtctgtctgtctgtcatgtctgtcaagaaaacctacagggtacttcccgttgacctagagacatgaattttggcaggtaagtaggtcttgtagcacaagtaaaggaaaaaatccgcaATCTAATATTTTTCCAGATTAATATTTTTCCGATAACAGAAACACGTGGGGCGCATACACTATTAATATCTGAAGCACTCgagtatttttttacatttttgaaaacttgtACACGCTCTCCCTACCAGTGAAAGGGCATACATCATATTAtaatctttttttctttttagcacctaatcttcacaatccaataggtcctCACAACGCTCGAGTAAATCACCATTTAGCCTCTTGGGCTCCTACTATTACGACTTACGTGAAACGCTGCTAGACAAGCTGTGTTCGTACAAAATGAACAGATAAGGTTTCTCTTATTTTCTTCACACAATACCTAAGTGTCATGACGCTAATACAAGGACAGGGGAATCTTTTCACGATATAAAGATACTACATTTTGCTCATTTCAAGTAAATTGACCTAGATAGTGGCACAGTCGGTCAAACAGGATAACTGTAGGTTCCGTAGGGCCATAACCTTGTAGAATTTGCGAAAGCGTGCGAGGAGACTGGCGACAATAAGAGTGTTTTCAGATTAGCGTTTTTTTGCGCGTTTAGTGCGCCTTTTGTTACACGAGTATCTCGTACGAATATTCATgtgcttctaagctcgtatcaGTAAATTCTTCTTCCATATTCATATTGCTACTGACTCACCATATTGCTACTGTCTGACCCACTGTTTAGAGCGAACAAACCGAAATAAGAGCGTGACGCACGTTCACTTTGTTGCAGTGCGAACTGTAAGCGCGTATGCCAAAACGAGCGTAATATACGTAGATAAAATTAACACTAGTCTGTAACTGGCCCTAATAAAAATTGTGGCGATAATAAGGTAGCGGTGGGTTGTGACAgtttcatacatttttttttgctttttggGGTTGGGTTGCTCTATTGTAAGGTAGAAGAttgcttgacgacaatcatgcctcatggaaagcaatgatgaggtatTCGGAGCACGCTTGCGCTTGTCTAAAAGATGCGTATTCACTTACTCAAGTCATACGAGCATtgatttattgtaataattataaatcaatggggatataaaatgaaatgcgaagagaaaaaaaatagaaacttCATTGTTgtaagtttctctacgtaatatattattattttggttcTTATCGCAACGCTTATCACTAAACGAATAGTTGTGGCCCTACGATAAACATGGCACTGTACGtcatcttttcttttctttcttttgtcGCTTTTCCCTCCTGTCCTATTATGTTGGGGGCTGTAATGCATAGATACTTTAAGCCTTTTTTGCTGTTACTCATTCACGACTTTCGTACAATACAAGATTCTtcagaaatattatatttggtaCTTATGACTTGTGTCGATTTCTGTTGTGTTACCTATTTCAGTTTTGAAAAAATGGCGTCTTAAGTTATTGGTGCGTCTCGATACTGTTAAAACTAACGGACGCGTTCAAAGGCGTTCAAAGCGAGTTGTGCGCACATGTGCATCCACCTTTATACaggcaatcagtacccttattttaaatgcgaaagtgtgtttgtttgttggtttgtccttcaatcacgtcgtaacggtgcaacggattgacgtgatttggatgggtatagataaagacctggagagtgacataggctactttttgtcccggaaaatcaaagagttcccacgggatttctaaaaaacctaattccacgcggacgaagtcgcgggcatcagctaataagtAATCTAAACGGCATAATAATGACTTACTCACTTAGGCTGTATAAGGTGGAAGGGCATCTTCCGCACAGCTTCCTCTGCTATATCGAGAGGGAAAGCAAACTCGATCATGTTCTCATTCAAGCAGTCATTATAAGTGGAGGCTAGTTGACATCTGTCCGACATCCCTACGATGCTGTCCAGGCAGAGTCGGGATATGCTGTGTAGTTTGCGGACCACGCGGGAGTTCTTGCCGTTCACTAGGCTTGCCAGGTGTATGAGGAGTTCACGGTTTACCTGTAAGATGAATTTCTGTTTTGTAATAgactagcctagtggttaagacgttcgccttctaatcggagattagggcttcgatcccggacacgcacctctaactcttcggagttatgtgcgttttatgtaattaaatatcacttgctttaacgctgaaggaaaacatcgtgaggaaacctgcatgtctgtgagttctccataatgttctcaacggtgtgtgaagtatgccagtCCGCACTTAGCTAGCATGGTAGACTTTGGATATAACCATTCTCATTAtttctgaggggagacccgtgctctgtagtgagccggcgatgggttgattataatatgatgatgaCTGTTACAGGAATCCTCTTTCTCACATTTTTGGGAGACGCAGGACTTTAATGACACTGTGTCATCTGAACTTACACGTCTAAATGACCTTGTACATTTAGAAATGTAAAAATACCTGGTGCTGTACCTTTCCATGATTAATGATATCACTCTGTTCCAGCATGCACGCTGCGAAGCACTGCCTTGACCTGGCTATTGGCGAGTTGGTGAAGTAGGCTCGCGCGTCTTTAGGGGACGCCCGGacttagatcacacaaaaatgtGCCATCCTTAGTAACGCATCTAGATGACCTTGTacctttataaatataaaaattcccGCTGCTGTACCTTTCCATGGTTAATGACGTCACTCTGCTCTAGCATGCACGCTGCGAAGCACTGCCCCGACCTGGTTATCGGCGGAGAGTTGGTGAAGTAGGCTCGCACATCTTTGGGGGACGCCCGGACTTTGATGACGCAGGATTGTGCCATCCGCACTAACGCATCAAGATGACCTTGTACCTTtcaaattgca
This portion of the Maniola hyperantus chromosome 22, iAphHyp1.2, whole genome shotgun sequence genome encodes:
- the LOC117992816 gene encoding general odorant-binding protein 19d-like isoform X2 → MSRQGETMPTCSVKKCKIKPINVKKKDGISYFRRMLLHVLLSIIGCTLASQPHGLSGTLVDFTDPKVQGHLDALVRMAQSCVIKVRASPKDVRAYFTNSPPITRSGQCFAACMLEQSDVINHGKVNRELLIHLASLVNGKNSRVVRKLHSISRLCLDSIVGMSDRCQLASTYNDCLNENMIEFAFPLDIAEEAVRKMPFHLIQPK
- the LOC117992816 gene encoding general odorant-binding protein 19d-like isoform X1 → MSRQGETMPTCSVKKCKIKPINVKKKDGISYFRRMLLHVLLSIIGCTLASQPHGLSGTLVDFTDPKVQGHLDALVRMAQSCVIKVRASPKDVRAYFTNSPPITRSGQCFAACMLEQSDVINHGKVNRELLIHLASLVNGKNSRVVRKLHSISRLCLDSIVGMSDRCQLASTYNDCLNENMIEFAFPLDIAEEAVRKMPFHLIQPNLPQELRHAY